The window TCCACAATGGACGCATCAAAGTTTTAAACTCTGAGAAAGACAAAGGAACAACTATGCAGATTAGCTTAAAAATAACATAAATGTCAGAAAGATTAATAACAATAAAAACGATTGATTTAAACAACAATTGCCCTGAGTGCTTTAGCACTAAAGGCTTACAGTTGACTTTTAAACAACTTTTTATTGAAACTTCTTTTTATAAAAGTATTACTCAGGAAGTAAATACAGAAATGAACTGTACCATATGCAATACACCAATATACCCTGCAAGATGGACGGATGCAATTGAGCGTGTTTACGACTATCAAATGAAGGCTTTCCAACCTAAAAAACCATCAAAAAAATACAAAAGTCGTTTTTGGGTTTTAATTATTGCGGCGGTTGTTATAGTTGTTGCTGTAGCAGCTTTAATTATTATGACTTTAACTTAAATCAGTTTTTAAGTTAGCACTAATAGCTTTTGCTAACGTTTCAAACTCTTCTTTTTCCAAAGACACTTTATTAATAAACCTAGCGTCATCCATCGAATTTAAAGGAATTAAATGCACGTGTACATGTGGTACTTCTAAACCAATAACACTCATCCCTACACGTTTGCAAGGCACTGCTTTCTCTAAAGCAATGGCTACTTGTCTAGAAAATCGCATTAAACCAATGTAAGTTTCCTCGTCTAGATCAAACACTTTATTAACTTCTTTTTTTGGAATACACAGTGTATGTCCTTTTGCATTTGGATTAACATCTAAAAACGCTAAGAAATATTCTGTTTCTGCTACTTTGTAACACGGGATTTCTCCATTGACTATTTTTGTAAAAATAGAAGCCATATTTGTTTCGGTTTAAAAACTAAAGATAAAAAAAGATTCCTGCTAAACTGAAATTTATATCAGAATAAACAGGAATCTTTAAATTATTATATTATTCATTATTTCCGCTATAGCGAAAATTTAAAATAGGGCTATTATCTACTAATTTCAATAATATCAAATTTTATTGTCCCATTTGGCACTTGTATTTCAGCAACATCACCAACAGTTTTACCCAACAACCCTTGACCAATTGGACTATTTACAGATATTTTCCCAGAAGCCAAATCCGCTTCACCATCTGCAACTAACGTATAGTTCATTTCCATACCATTAGTTTGGTTTTTGATTTTCACTTTAGATAATACTAGTATTTTTGATGCATCCATCTGTGACTCGTCAATAACACGCGCACCAGCCATTTGATCTTCTAATTTAGAAATACGCATTTCTAGCATACCTTGTGCCTCTTTAGCTGCATCGTATTCCGCATTTTCACTCAAATCACCTTTATCTCTTGCTTCCGCAATAGCTCTGGATGCTTTAACACGTTCGACATCTTTAAGCTGCTTTAACTCTGCACGCAACTTTTTTAATCCTTCTGCTGTATAATAAGATACTTTACTCATATTTATTTCGTTTAAATAAAAAGACGCTAAAACAATTTAGCGCTAAACACAAAAATCTCGTCGACACGAGATTTAGTGTTACAAATATACAAAATAATTAATTCAACATTGTAATTGTTGTAAATTGCATTTCTAAAAACTATTAAACTTTATATGTTAAAGCCTTTATTCACACTTATTTTCTGTTCTATTTTAGTTTTGTCTTGTCAAAAAAATGATGATGACAACACCAATAACTTTATCCCCAATATCGCTTTTGACACTTTAAACTCGATAAACACAACATTACCGCAGTATAACGATCTACAATTTCCTAGTGGCCATTTGGTATTAAATGGGTTTGGTTATAATGGTATTGTTATATATAGTGCAGGAAACAACCAATATAGCGCATTTGAAATTACAGACCCTAATCATGCACCTTCCAACTGCTCATCACTAAACGTAGAAGGCATTTCTGCCACCTGTAATTGTGAAGACGGCAATAGTTATAACATTGTAAATGGAGTTCCGTTTGATGGCACTAATGGTCAATTTAGTTTAAAACCCTATTTTGTAGAAGTTAACGGAAACGTTATTAGAGTGTTTAATAACTAAAAAAAGCACCTCCAAAAAAGAGATGCTTTTAACGGTTGATTAAAAATTAGTGATTAAAATTTTAAGGTTACACCTGCTAAAAAGTTAGTAGTTGCTTGTGGGTAATAAAAATTTTCTGTGATTGGTGTATCCGTTGAATTTTCAGGTCTGTAATAATAACTATACGTATAACCATTAGAAACGTATTTGTTATTAAAAACATTATTAATTAAAACGTTAAATGCGATTTCTTTAATCCATGTTGGTTTAATGCTATATGACACATTTAAATTGTTTACAAAATAACCATCCATATTTTTACTCTCACTTGATGTATTATCTAAATATTGCTGTCCTACGTACTTAGATAGCAAAGCGATGTTAGCGTTTTTAATTGGCGAGTATGTCAATGTACTACCAAATATTACGTTTGGAGAAAATGATATATCTGTATCCTCAAACGTTGTCACTACTGCCTCATAAGATACTGTATCATATGTACTAGGATCGTACTGTGTGTCATAAACAATATAGTCAAACGCTTTAATTTTATTTTGACTAAAAGTTGCGTTGGCATCTATTCTAAATTGATCAGATAATTTATATCCTGTTTGTATCTCTATCCCTGCTCTGTAACTATCAGCAACATTTTGTCTAATTGGGTCACCAACATCGTCTAAATCGCCTGTTAACACTAATTGATCTTTATAATCCATGTAGTATAAATTAGCGTTTAAGTAAAAATTAGCGTTTTGCAGTTTATACCCAACCTCAAAATCATGTAATTGTTCTGACACAGGTGTGATTGGATTTTTAGTTAAATCATCACGATTTGGCTCTCTGTTACCCACAGCATAAGACCCATAAACATTACTATTGTTATTAATCCTATACGTTAATCCCATTTTTGGATTAAAAAAATTATATGTTTCCTTTACATTAATATCTAGTAAATCTGAGCTTGTTCCAACGGACTCATAATCTACCGTTCTGTATTGTAAATCCAATAACGCAAATAAATTTGAATTGATATTGTACTCTGCTTTTAAGTAAGTATTAAAATCTTCCTTATCTCCATAACTAAAATAGTAATTGCTTCTTACTGGTATTGGTGTTTCAAATGAATCCCAAATAACTTCGCCAAAATGATCACCTTTATAAGAATTATAACCACCACCCAAATATAAATTCAACTCATCCTTTTTGTAATTAAACGAATACACTATTGCAGTAAAATTATTATCTAACCAACGTCTTCTAATAACATCGCCTTCGTCTGAAGCATTAGCATTGTTTGGAAAATAGTCTCCTAATTCTTCATCATCTTTATATTGCTCAAAATAGCCTTTACCTCTTGTGAAATTTCCAGAAATATTCCCTGAAAACATCGCGTTAAATTGGTGTGAAGCATGCAATTGGTAATGTGTTTGTTGATAGCTATCAATCTCGTTATCGTAAGTATAAAAGTTATATGTTCTTCCTGAGTTTAATAAATTTTCGGCTTCTGCATCACTTGAATAATTTCTATCAATAAATGCCTGAACACCTTCTAAATCACCATTAACAACAGCTTCAGGAGTCCCGTACCAAGACTGATAAGTTTCTTCTTTACCTCCAAAAACGATAGCCTTAATAGATGTGTTTTTGTTAACAAAACCAGCTTCAGCATAATAACTATTTAAGTCTGCTCTAGCTCTATCAATATATCCGTCACTTTGTATATTAGATAGTCTGGCTTCTGCATAAAAATTATTTTTAATTCCCGAACCTATACTAATATTATGCTTTCTAGTACCAAAACTACCGACTACATTAGTTGTTGTAGCATAACCTTCTGTAGATGGATTAAGTGTTTTTAAGTTTAAACTTGCACCAAAGGCACCAGATCCATTAGTAGATGTTCCAACACCACGTTGTAATTGAATATCCTCTACAGAACTAACAAAGTCAGGCATGTTAACCCAAAACGTACCTTGACTTTCTTGATCATTATAAGGTATTCCGTTGATAGTAACATTAACACGTGTTGCATCACTACCTCTTACTCTAATCCCTGTATAACCGACACCTCCACCAGCATCACTCGTGGTAACGACTGATGGTAATTGATCTAATAATACTGGTAAATCTTGACCAAGATTGATTGACTCTAACTCTTCTTTTGTAATATTGGAAAAAGCAACAGGCGTTTTATCTTTTGCCCTAGTAGCAGACAATAGGACCTCATCTAGTGTTGTGATTTTTGTGGAATCCACTTCAATATTGTTTTGTTGCGCTTTAGCACCAACAGATAATACCAAGAATGTTAAA is drawn from Psychroserpens sp. NJDZ02 and contains these coding sequences:
- a CDS encoding TonB-dependent receptor — its product is MKNLFLFLTFLVLSVGAKAQQNNIEVDSTKITTLDEVLLSATRAKDKTPVAFSNITKEELESINLGQDLPVLLDQLPSVVTTSDAGGGVGYTGIRVRGSDATRVNVTINGIPYNDQESQGTFWVNMPDFVSSVEDIQLQRGVGTSTNGSGAFGASLNLKTLNPSTEGYATTTNVVGSFGTRKHNISIGSGIKNNFYAEARLSNIQSDGYIDRARADLNSYYAEAGFVNKNTSIKAIVFGGKEETYQSWYGTPEAVVNGDLEGVQAFIDRNYSSDAEAENLLNSGRTYNFYTYDNEIDSYQQTHYQLHASHQFNAMFSGNISGNFTRGKGYFEQYKDDEELGDYFPNNANASDEGDVIRRRWLDNNFTAIVYSFNYKKDELNLYLGGGYNSYKGDHFGEVIWDSFETPIPVRSNYYFSYGDKEDFNTYLKAEYNINSNLFALLDLQYRTVDYESVGTSSDLLDINVKETYNFFNPKMGLTYRINNNSNVYGSYAVGNREPNRDDLTKNPITPVSEQLHDFEVGYKLQNANFYLNANLYYMDYKDQLVLTGDLDDVGDPIRQNVADSYRAGIEIQTGYKLSDQFRIDANATFSQNKIKAFDYIVYDTQYDPSTYDTVSYEAVVTTFEDTDISFSPNVIFGSTLTYSPIKNANIALLSKYVGQQYLDNTSSESKNMDGYFVNNLNVSYSIKPTWIKEIAFNVLINNVFNNKYVSNGYTYSYYYRPENSTDTPITENFYYPQATTNFLAGVTLKF
- the greA gene encoding transcription elongation factor GreA; this encodes MSKVSYYTAEGLKKLRAELKQLKDVERVKASRAIAEARDKGDLSENAEYDAAKEAQGMLEMRISKLEDQMAGARVIDESQMDASKILVLSKVKIKNQTNGMEMNYTLVADGEADLASGKISVNSPIGQGLLGKTVGDVAEIQVPNGTIKFDIIEISR
- a CDS encoding HIT family protein, which codes for MASIFTKIVNGEIPCYKVAETEYFLAFLDVNPNAKGHTLCIPKKEVNKVFDLDEETYIGLMRFSRQVAIALEKAVPCKRVGMSVIGLEVPHVHVHLIPLNSMDDARFINKVSLEKEEFETLAKAISANLKTDLS